The Chitinivorax sp. PXF-14 genome contains a region encoding:
- a CDS encoding Kiwa anti-phage protein KwaB-like domain-containing protein, protein MSARPPCWPSPKKNWSQPQCRPSSHPAAFTSAEWRCAVRSRIRVVTSSFSISRSFDFFVVGESVLMTSKPAFESLLNHKDTYEEAYAALKMEPGFSAAIADFVVFDAFIGKNATHLRRMAVIKARGYYNNPDYMARLREINTLRAWGIQ, encoded by the coding sequence ATGAGCGCGCGGCCGCCCTGCTGGCCGAGCCCGAAGAAGAACTGGAGCCAGCCCCAATGCCGCCCAAGCAGCCATCCGGCGGCCTTTACATCCGCTGAATGGCGCTGCGCGGTTCGGTCCCGCATCCGCGTCGTCACGTCGTCTTTCAGCATTTCCCGGAGCTTTGATTTCTTTGTTGTGGGCGAGAGCGTACTCATGACCAGCAAGCCTGCCTTCGAGTCGCTTCTTAATCACAAGGATACCTACGAGGAGGCGTACGCAGCGCTGAAGATGGAACCCGGATTTTCAGCAGCTATCGCCGACTTCGTCGTGTTTGATGCCTTTATCGGCAAGAATGCTACTCACTTGCGCCGTATGGCCGTGATCAAGGCTAGGGGTTATTACAACAACCCTGACTACATGGCTCGTCTTCGCGAAATAAATACTCTCCGAGCATGGGGTATTCAGTT